AGAGTATTAAGGGAAAAAATGAAAAAGTTGCAACAGAAGCTGCAACTCATTTTCAGTTTTGAATTAGAAATGTAGAAACAGGTTGAATCATGAATAAAACATTGACAATCAATCCTGAAATAGCATATGTGAAGCCATTCAGCATGGCTAATTTTTGTTTTTTTTCTGGCATAGCAAGCTTTGCCAATAAGGGAGAAATATAAATAATGGTTAAAGTGCCTCCAGCGGCCATTATTAATCTCCCTAAGATTAGTACTGTTCAGTGAGGGCTGAATATAAGAGGCAAGGCAATTGTTGATAATCCAAAAGCCAGTAAACAAGCTCTTTTATAACCTAGTTTCACTAGAATCATTGAGGCTGGAATCGTGAAGACTCCCCTCGCTATTGTTACTGAGTAGTTTACAGCCTCTTCCGTTACGCCAGTAGAAATCGCTTGAAAATCTTCATTTCATCCGCCAGAACCATTAGATCCCTTTAATTTAGAGAAAATAAGTCAATTAGCGCAAAAGAGACAGTATCCCAAGAATAAAGACAATCACATTAGAAAGACCCTCGGATAGAGGGCTTCTAATCCTAGACTGAGGTCTAAATCACGCTTTTTAGTTTTGAATGGGAAGGATAACTGCAACCTCAGTATTTTTGATTTTTAATTAAATAGTTATTAGGGAGTGGTACGTTTGTTTTGTTGCCAAATGACGAACACAAGTCAATTCATCCACTATAAGTAAATTTAATCATTTATTCCCATATTAGATTCCCTAAGTTCCATAGTATTGTCAAATGAATTAAATCCTCTAAGTTTAGAGAGAATAGATCTTCTACTTCTTATTCCCCCTTTCAAGAGAAAAACACCCCCCCCTATAATAAAAAGATTTTTAGCTTATGAGAGTTACAAGTATTCTTTTTACTCCCATTTGCTTTTGAATTCTTTTTATTGATGTGCTCTACTGTTGACTTTTTTATGTATGGAAGAAGTTCAACAAGTGCTACAACATCTTCGTCAACAGCATCATCAAGTTCAGTGCATTCTTTGTTATCAAATACTTTAGTTCAAGTACAACAAGCCCAAAAAGCACAAACATCCAAATGATTTCAACTTAATTATTTCCATTATCTTAATTTAGGCTGGAGATGTCTTGTTGGAGTTGTTTGTTTAGCATACTGTAGGTTTTTTAAAACTAAAGACTCAGAGGGAGGTACAACTAGATTTTTACCCAAATTCAATAATGAACAAAAATTATGGTTTTTTAGTGCAATTTTTAAACCTGCATTAGATTTCTTCGCTCACTCTCTCTCTAAGTCTTCACGCACAGATATAGCACAGATAATTTCATTAATTTCTTTTGTCTTATATTTCGTTGCGATTTATCTCTATATCAAGAGATCAATGAATGTCTTAAGTTCCAATTTCAGATTTTTGTTCTGGGATGCAGATAGACAATTTTCCTGAGAAAGATTTAGATTTTTTGGATCTAAGATAGGTTTAGTTTTTGTCACAGAGATCATTGTGACTGTTGCATTCACTAAATTAATTCAATTACTTTTACCAAGCAGTCAAGCTAATCAAAGTGAAAATCAAAAACAAATACAGGAAGCACTAGGAGGGACTAGATTAATAATGACAGTTATTTCTGTCTTGATATTTGCTCCTGTGTTTGAGGAGTTAATTTATAGAAGATCAATACTAAAAACTTCTGATTTTCACTTTTCAACAGTATTGTCTTCAGCCATAATTTTTGGGTTAATTCACCTAGATGGAATTAAGGGAGATACTATCTTCCACATAGTTCCTTATTTCCTAGGAGGATTAGTTTTCGCTTGAAGTTATAGGAAATATAGGAATATTTGAATTAGTATATTTGCACACTTTCTGCACAATCTCATAGCATTATTCAGTACATTAGCGAATTCTGTAACTTAGTTAAAAAAAATTATTTCTTAATCTTATTATGGGAGTATTTATATAGTTGACGGAAAGGCTCAACTTACTCCGCGGCGGGCCTAGCAGTGCCCTGAACTGTTAAAAATAAATCCAAAAGTTTTAAATCTTTTAGTCGGTAGAGGCCCACAACTGAACGTTTTAACCGTTTAGTTTTTCTTAATTTTTAGTAGGCAGAGGTAAAACTTAGTCGCATTTAAGGAGTAAGACAAATAGGAGTCTTTAACGGAGATGGGAGTATAACCCATTACTTCCACCAATATACATCTATCAGTTAAGTAATGAGTTCAGAGTCTAATAGGATAGTTAGGATTGGCATAATTGTTGCCAATCGAATTGAAGATATGGAATTCATCATTCCCTTTGATATTTGGAGAAGAGCCAAATATGTAGTAGAAACTATTTCTTGTGAAGTAAAAAATGTTGCTTCCCTTAATTACACAGATATCAAATTTACTTCTAATTTAAGACTGAAGTTAACTAACTTAGATCAATATGATTTGTTATTTTTTCCGGGAGGTCCTGGATTTAGAGCTTACTTTGCTCCCCCTGCAACAGCCAAGGATATGGGTGAATCCAAGTTACACCTTGCTGTGAAAAAGTTTTATAAAGATGAGAATAAGTGACTAGTTGCTATTTGCGCCGCTCCAGCGGCAATTATGTCAATAATAGAAAGAGAGTGAGATCCAGATATAAAGTTCACTTGTTATAACGATCCTAGATTAATTGGAGATTACTCCAAACTTTGAGTAGATACTCCAATTTATGTTGATCAAAAGAAGAAATTTATTACAGCTCAAGCGGCCGCTTGTTCTTTACCACTAGCTTTTTTGGTAGTGGAGCTATTTAGCGGAAAGGAGGAAGCTATTAGATTGGCAAATTCTATTATGTATAATTACGTATCTCCTTTAGGTTAATCAGTAATTTACTTAGACTAAATACTTAACTGTTTGATTATTTCACTGTTGTAAATTCAATCTCTGATTTCTTTATTGGAAGCCAATAAAGATATTAGAGTGTGTAGAGTGTTTTCAGAAAGATCTTTTGTGAATTCTGTAATTCCTTCTTTTTGAAAATCAAATTGATTTATTTGATAGACAAAACCTATATAGTATTTTTTCTCTTCTGTTCCTTCTTGAGTTTCAGAAAAGACATAAGGAGATTTTTCTTGCCCCTTGGAAGAATATATGTAACCTGAGAATCTATTGAAGAGCTTATATAAATCTTTTATTTCATCATTTTGATTCTGTTGCCCCTCAGCAACTTGGAGAATTCCATTGAATTTTCCCTTCAATGCTTTTATTAATTCGTCAATAGTTAAGGATTCAAGGCTTTCAGCCTTGTCTCCCAGAACATTTCTAAGAGAATTATTAGTTTCATCAAAATATTTGAGTAATTTATCTTTCTTTCTTACTCTTCGTAATATTTCTAGAATGTCATCATTCTTAGTAAGTTTTCTTTTTTGATTTTCAGAAAAGAAAGCCCCTTCAACGAATTTTTTTCTTGTTGCTGCTGGGGCGGGGGCAGGCGATGAACCCGCATCCTCTGATGAGTAATTTTTGTTATCTGGAGAATTAAGTTTTAAAAATTCTTTAAACAAATAATCCTTAAGAGCTTTCGGAAGTTCTCTAGTAGAGAATGAATCTGTTACTAAACCGGCAAATCCACTTAATTTAGTTTTATGATTTGTTGTTCCTGCACCATTACCATTTTTAAAAGCTTCTACCTTGTAGACTGAACCGTCTGCAGAAAAACTTTGAGCTTCTGAGGATGAAGATCCTTCATCAGAACTAGTTAAATGGAATCCTTCTTTTAATAAAGGATTGAATATATCTGAAGAGAAACCTGCTGTTTCTAAGACTTTTTTAAGTTTTTCTTCAGACTTTTGTCCCCCCCCTCCTCCTCTTTTCCCTTTTCAATCTCTTCTTTTTGTTTTTCAGTAATTTCTTTAGTTCAAATTAAGTAAGCATTTTTGTTTTCATTTTTGCTTAGTATGTAATTTATAACTTTTGCTATGTTTGAATAATTGTTGTGGGTCATCCACTTTATTGAGACAAGAAAAGCTAAAAAGTCTTGATAAGCTTCTGAAGAACTTTCATAAGCAGAATCACTTAGATAAAAGTTGTCTAATATTCAATCATTTTTAGCCCTTATGGAGAGATTATTTAAGTTAGAAGAATCCGTTTCTGACTCTTCACTACTTACTTGCCCGAATGTTCCGTAGAATATTTTTTTCTCTAGAGGTCTTTTAAGTAAAGGTTCCAAGAAAAGACTTTTATTTATCAGATCTGATCATTGATATTGTTGTCTTTCAGAATTTTCTGTTTGTGTTGTATCTTGACCTAAAGAATTTATAAGTTGAGATAGTCAACTAGAGAAATTACCTTTTTCTAAATCTTCTGCGTTTTTGGTAGTAGATAATATGTCTTTTGATTTGGAAACAAAAATAGTGTGAGAAGCTTTTAATTTATCTCCTGCAATCGCTTCTAATTGAGTTCTATAGAAGGATTCACTCAGAAATAAATTATCCAAAGAATCACTTTGAAACAATCTCTTTTCATTTTTTTCCCCAAGCAATAATTCTCTAAGATTATGAGCCTTTTCCTCTAATGAAAATATTTTTTTCTCTTTTTGATTATTAAATAAAAAGTGCATGATGTCTGCAAAAAATCTTCCATCTCGATCTTCTCCATTTTCTCTTAGAGCAAAAAAATCAATTTCTTCATTATGGCCATTATTTTCATTTGAATTTCTTTTATAAGTTAAAGGGCTAAAAAGCCCAGCTTTGGTAGGTAATTGAAATCCTTTAGATTTTGACCGATCTTGTGATTCATATTCTTGAGGAATATTTTTATAGACACTAAGTAATATAGATTGAAGTTTTTGGATAGTTTGGCCTCAATAAAGTGAATCTAAATAATCTGTAGAGGCACAAAGAATTTTTAAGTTTTTTCCAAGAAATTCAGAAAAATCTCAAGTTTTACTGGAAACAGTGCCAGTTGACTTGAATGAAAAAAAAGTAGATTGATATGATGAACTTTCATCATAATTACAGTTGCTTTTAGAAAACAAAAACTTTAAGAATAAATTTTCAAAATTCTTTTCTACAAATTTTGTGACCTTCTCTATTACTTCAGTCTCTTGTTGCGTTAAGGATTTTTGATTTCCAGTTCCATTTTTAAGACCTGATTCATCAGTAAGGTAATAAAAACTGATTCCGTCTTGTTCTCTAGAGACAAGTATTGTCTTCTTGGAACCACTGTCTCCATTTTCAGGTGTTAGTCATCGCACGCCATACAAGCATGTAGGTTTTCCCTTGTTGCCATTGAGTTGCTTGTTTATTTTTTCATTAAAGAGAGAATTTTGGATAGTTAAGCAATTTTGCGCATCTTCCTTTAGGAATAAATACAAAGGATTTTCAGAGGCTTGTAATTTCTCTGAAGGACTTTTTTTAAGTTTGAGTTCAGTGATAACAGCATCGTCTACGACACTTTCTTCACTGTTGAAAGAATCCTTTTTTGAATAAAGATGGATTAGAGAGCCAAGCTTATAACCATCTGTCAGAGTAGATAGTTCAGAGACAGTTGTTCAAGTTTTCTTGAAATAACTTAAATCAATTTCTCCAGTATGGGTGAATTTGGAAATAAAACTTGAATATTCTTCACTAGCTTGAATTTGCGGGAATAAGTAAGAATGTTTATTCTTCGCACTGTCCAAAACAGATGAGTCATATAAACTATCTTCACTAGAAGACACTTGTTGATTCTCTCCAGCATTTGAATATTTCAAAGTTCACTCATAAACTTTCATAGGTCTTTCCTTCTTTTCTCATTCTTGTAATGCGAAAGAACTAAAATCGCCAAAATTTTCTAGAAGGAATCAACCTTTGTCTTTAAAAAAGAAATCTATAAAAAATTTTTTGATTAATTCCCAAGAAAGCTCTTCT
Above is a window of Mycoplasma ovis str. Michigan DNA encoding:
- a CDS encoding DJ-1/PfpI family protein; translated protein: MSSESNRIVRIGIIVANRIEDMEFIIPFDIWRRAKYVVETISCEVKNVASLNYTDIKFTSNLRLKLTNLDQYDLLFFPGGPGFRAYFAPPATAKDMGESKLHLAVKKFYKDENKWLVAICAAPAAIMSIIEREWDPDIKFTCYNDPRLIGDYSKLWVDTPIYVDQKKKFITAQAAACSLPLAFLVVELFSGKEEAIRLANSIMYNYVSPLG
- a CDS encoding DUF3713 domain-containing protein, which encodes METAGFSSDIFNPLLKEGFHLTSSDEGSSSSEAQSFSADGSVYKVEAFKNGNGAGTTNHKTKLSGFAGLVTDSFSTRELPKALKDYLFKEFLKLNSPDNKNYSSEDAGSSPAPAPAATRKKFVEGAFFSENQKRKLTKNDDILEILRRVRKKDKLLKYFDETNNSLRNVLGDKAESLESLTIDELIKALKGKFNGILQVAEGQQNQNDEIKDLYKLFNRFSGYIYSSKGQEKSPYVFSETQEGTEEKKYYIGFVYQINQFDFQKEGITEFTKDLSENTLHTLISLLASNKEIRDWIYNSEIIKQLSI
- a CDS encoding CPBP family intramembrane glutamic endopeptidase, which translates into the protein MCSTVDFFMYGRSSTSATTSSSTASSSSVHSLLSNTLVQVQQAQKAQTSKWFQLNYFHYLNLGWRCLVGVVCLAYCRFFKTKDSEGGTTRFLPKFNNEQKLWFFSAIFKPALDFFAHSLSKSSRTDIAQIISLISFVLYFVAIYLYIKRSMNVLSSNFRFLFWDADRQFSWERFRFFGSKIGLVFVTEIIVTVAFTKLIQLLLPSSQANQSENQKQIQEALGGTRLIMTVISVLIFAPVFEELIYRRSILKTSDFHFSTVLSSAIIFGLIHLDGIKGDTIFHIVPYFLGGLVFAWSYRKYRNIWISIFAHFLHNLIALFSTLANSVT
- a CDS encoding DUF3713 domain-containing protein; amino-acid sequence: MLLIKKLILANVLGAGIAVPTVTYTKQGEKTETLELGSTLKRWNQLLNHISGKNSFEKISKVFSENLTTFSNSAVVNAVKHILMKWATEIWENQEAYFPISQRLNKFFFYYHIHQWQVKKEIEELSWELIKKFFIDFFFKDKGWFLLENFGDFSSFALQEWEKKERPMKVYEWTLKYSNAGENQQVSSSEDSLYDSSVLDSAKNKHSYLFPQIQASEEYSSFISKFTHTGEIDLSYFKKTWTTVSELSTLTDGYKLGSLIHLYSKKDSFNSEESVVDDAVITELKLKKSPSEKLQASENPLYLFLKEDAQNCLTIQNSLFNEKINKQLNGNKGKPTCLYGVRWLTPENGDSGSKKTILVSREQDGISFYYLTDESGLKNGTGNQKSLTQQETEVIEKVTKFVEKNFENLFLKFLFSKSNCNYDESSSYQSTFFSFKSTGTVSSKTWDFSEFLGKNLKILCASTDYLDSLYWGQTIQKLQSILLSVYKNIPQEYESQDRSKSKGFQLPTKAGLFSPLTYKRNSNENNGHNEEIDFFALRENGEDRDGRFFADIMHFLFNNQKEKKIFSLEEKAHNLRELLLGEKNEKRLFQSDSLDNLFLSESFYRTQLEAIAGDKLKASHTIFVSKSKDILSTTKNAEDLEKGNFSSWLSQLINSLGQDTTQTENSERQQYQWSDLINKSLFLEPLLKRPLEKKIFYGTFGQVSSEESETDSSNLNNLSIRAKNDWILDNFYLSDSAYESSSEAYQDFLAFLVSIKWMTHNNYSNIAKVINYILSKNENKNAYLIWTKEITEKQKEEIEKGKEEEGGDKSLKKNLKKS